In one window of Phyllopteryx taeniolatus isolate TA_2022b chromosome 23, UOR_Ptae_1.2, whole genome shotgun sequence DNA:
- the ttc5 gene encoding tetratricopeptide repeat protein 5 isoform X1 yields the protein MAEKQKSSELQFIKELVDELYNYRDCYFETHGVEEAAKKQEDVARELEKVLKKLQEKEVSPSEGNRHKAEFLLQKGRCLNVAPDFSAAAEDCLSRAVKLEPGLVQGWNTLGEQYWKKGDLMAAKNCFTGALQQSKNKVSLRNMSMVLRQLPAAGGDAHGKQVLESVDVARQAVQLDVTDGTSWCESAKRQVVEMVSDPISHSNCSSCAFSDILGNAYVSLFFSCGQKPQLSTQALSAYAQAERVDRAAACYPELHFNRATLFQYEEMFGSALGGYSRAAALDPGWPEPAEKEKQLMEYLHNVTELCQKKGKVKARRLRGMLSGLTASSLGPCSSPDFRSWTGRVGGLEPRPSSSLAHGLNGGAAALGKVVFSLASRGRVAFTFGMVDGEETCVAVMVYNTADSWGVLIGDTVVVPEPRVKCHSIAHKGASFDFRSIRVDSPLCLVVNGRPQNAQSVTVTSVSYKPQSE from the exons ATGGCGGAGAAACAAAAAAGCAGTGAACTCCAGTTTATAAAG GAGCTGGTGGACGAATTGTACAATTACAGAGATTGTTACTTTGAGACTCATGGTGTGGAGGAGGCGGCCAAGAAACAAGAGGACGTCGCACGCGAGTTGGAAAAGGTGCTGAAAAAGCTGCAGGAGAAAGAAG TTTCCCCTTCAGAAGGCAACAGGCACAAAGCAGAGTTCCTGCTGCAGAAGGGCAGGTGCCTGAACGTAGCTCCAGATTTCAGCGCCGCCGCGGAGGATTGCCTTTCCCGTGCTGTGAAGCTGGAGCCTGGCCTGGTGCAGGGCTGGAACACTCTGGGAGAGCAGTATTGGAAAAAGGGTGACCTGATGGCTGCCAAGAACTGCTTCACGGGAGCCTTGCAGCAG AGCAAGAACAAAGTGTCTCTGCGAAACATGTCCATGGTCTTGAGGCAGCTCCCGGCGGCGGGCGGCGATGCGCACGGCAAGCAGGTTCTGGAGAGCGTGGACGTGGCCCGGCAAGCTGTCCAACTGGACGTCACCGACGGGACATCCTGGTGTGAGTCCGCCAAGCGTCAAGTGGTCGAAATGGTTTCCGATCCGATTTCTCACTCTAACTGCTCCTCGTGTGCCTTTTCAGATATTCTAGGCAATGCCTACGTATCCCTCTTCTTCTCTTGCGGACAAAAGCCGCAATTGTCCACACAGGCTCTAAGTGCCTATGCACAAGCT GAAAGAGTGGACAGAGCCGCCGCTTGCTACCCCGAGCTGCACTTCAACCGAGCCACCCTGTTCCAGTACGAGGAAATGTTCGGGTCGGCGCTGGGGGGCTACAGCCGCGCGGCTGCCCTGGACCCCGGCTGGCCGGAGCCCGCGGAGAAGGAAAAGCAGTTGATGGAGTACCTCCATAACGTCACGGAACTCTGCCAGAAAAAG GGGAAGGTGAAGGCCCGGCGTTTACGCGGCATGCTCTCCGGCCTGACCGCGTCGTCTCTGGGCCCGTGTTCCTCTCCCGACTTCCGCTCGTGGACGGGCCGCGTGGGCGGCCTGGAGCCGCGGCCGTCCAGCTCGCTGGCGCACGGCCTCAACGGCGGAGCGGCCGCCCTGGGGAAGGTGGTGTTCAGCCTGGCGTCCCGGGGCCGCGTGGCCTT CACGTTCGGCATGGTGGACGGCGAGGAGACGTGCGTGGCGGTGATGGTGTACAACACGGCCGACAGCTGGGGCGTCCTCATCGGAGACACCGTGGTCGTTCCGGAGCCTCGGGTCAAATGTCACAGTATCGCACACAAAGGCGCG TCGTTTGACTTCAGGAGCATCCGCGTGGACTCTCCTCTGTGCCTCGTCGTCAACGGAAGGCCGCAGAATGCTCAGAGTGTGACGGTCACCTCTGTCAGCTACAAGCCTCAGAGCGAATGA
- the ttc5 gene encoding tetratricopeptide repeat protein 5 isoform X3: MAEKQKSSELQFIKELVDELYNYRDCYFETHGVEEAAKKQEDVARELEKVLKKLQEKEVSPSEGNRHKAEFLLQKGRCLNVAPDFSAAAEDCLSRAVKLEPGLVQGWNTLGEQYWKKGDLMAAKNCFTGALQQSKNKVSLRNMSMVLRQLPAAGGDAHGKQVLESVDVARQAVQLDVTDGTSWYILGNAYVSLFFSCGQKPQLSTQALSAYAQAERVDRAAACYPELHFNRATLFQYEEMFGSALGGYSRAAALDPGWPEPAEKEKQLMEYLHNVTELCQKKGKVKARRLRGMLSGLTASSLGPCSSPDFRSWTGRVGGLEPRPSSSLAHGLNGGAAALGKVVFSLASRGRVAFTFGMVDGEETCVAVMVYNTADSWGVLIGDTVVVPEPRVKCHSIAHKGASFDFRSIRVDSPLCLVVNGRPQNAQSVTVTSVSYKPQSE, from the exons ATGGCGGAGAAACAAAAAAGCAGTGAACTCCAGTTTATAAAG GAGCTGGTGGACGAATTGTACAATTACAGAGATTGTTACTTTGAGACTCATGGTGTGGAGGAGGCGGCCAAGAAACAAGAGGACGTCGCACGCGAGTTGGAAAAGGTGCTGAAAAAGCTGCAGGAGAAAGAAG TTTCCCCTTCAGAAGGCAACAGGCACAAAGCAGAGTTCCTGCTGCAGAAGGGCAGGTGCCTGAACGTAGCTCCAGATTTCAGCGCCGCCGCGGAGGATTGCCTTTCCCGTGCTGTGAAGCTGGAGCCTGGCCTGGTGCAGGGCTGGAACACTCTGGGAGAGCAGTATTGGAAAAAGGGTGACCTGATGGCTGCCAAGAACTGCTTCACGGGAGCCTTGCAGCAG AGCAAGAACAAAGTGTCTCTGCGAAACATGTCCATGGTCTTGAGGCAGCTCCCGGCGGCGGGCGGCGATGCGCACGGCAAGCAGGTTCTGGAGAGCGTGGACGTGGCCCGGCAAGCTGTCCAACTGGACGTCACCGACGGGACATCCTGGT ATATTCTAGGCAATGCCTACGTATCCCTCTTCTTCTCTTGCGGACAAAAGCCGCAATTGTCCACACAGGCTCTAAGTGCCTATGCACAAGCT GAAAGAGTGGACAGAGCCGCCGCTTGCTACCCCGAGCTGCACTTCAACCGAGCCACCCTGTTCCAGTACGAGGAAATGTTCGGGTCGGCGCTGGGGGGCTACAGCCGCGCGGCTGCCCTGGACCCCGGCTGGCCGGAGCCCGCGGAGAAGGAAAAGCAGTTGATGGAGTACCTCCATAACGTCACGGAACTCTGCCAGAAAAAG GGGAAGGTGAAGGCCCGGCGTTTACGCGGCATGCTCTCCGGCCTGACCGCGTCGTCTCTGGGCCCGTGTTCCTCTCCCGACTTCCGCTCGTGGACGGGCCGCGTGGGCGGCCTGGAGCCGCGGCCGTCCAGCTCGCTGGCGCACGGCCTCAACGGCGGAGCGGCCGCCCTGGGGAAGGTGGTGTTCAGCCTGGCGTCCCGGGGCCGCGTGGCCTT CACGTTCGGCATGGTGGACGGCGAGGAGACGTGCGTGGCGGTGATGGTGTACAACACGGCCGACAGCTGGGGCGTCCTCATCGGAGACACCGTGGTCGTTCCGGAGCCTCGGGTCAAATGTCACAGTATCGCACACAAAGGCGCG TCGTTTGACTTCAGGAGCATCCGCGTGGACTCTCCTCTGTGCCTCGTCGTCAACGGAAGGCCGCAGAATGCTCAGAGTGTGACGGTCACCTCTGTCAGCTACAAGCCTCAGAGCGAATGA
- the ttc5 gene encoding tetratricopeptide repeat protein 5 isoform X2 has product MAEKQKSSELQFIKELVDELYNYRDCYFETHGVEEAAKKQEDVARELEKVLKKLQEKEEGNRHKAEFLLQKGRCLNVAPDFSAAAEDCLSRAVKLEPGLVQGWNTLGEQYWKKGDLMAAKNCFTGALQQSKNKVSLRNMSMVLRQLPAAGGDAHGKQVLESVDVARQAVQLDVTDGTSWCESAKRQVVEMVSDPISHSNCSSCAFSDILGNAYVSLFFSCGQKPQLSTQALSAYAQAERVDRAAACYPELHFNRATLFQYEEMFGSALGGYSRAAALDPGWPEPAEKEKQLMEYLHNVTELCQKKGKVKARRLRGMLSGLTASSLGPCSSPDFRSWTGRVGGLEPRPSSSLAHGLNGGAAALGKVVFSLASRGRVAFTFGMVDGEETCVAVMVYNTADSWGVLIGDTVVVPEPRVKCHSIAHKGASFDFRSIRVDSPLCLVVNGRPQNAQSVTVTSVSYKPQSE; this is encoded by the exons ATGGCGGAGAAACAAAAAAGCAGTGAACTCCAGTTTATAAAG GAGCTGGTGGACGAATTGTACAATTACAGAGATTGTTACTTTGAGACTCATGGTGTGGAGGAGGCGGCCAAGAAACAAGAGGACGTCGCACGCGAGTTGGAAAAGGTGCTGAAAAAGCTGCAGGAGAAAGAAG AAGGCAACAGGCACAAAGCAGAGTTCCTGCTGCAGAAGGGCAGGTGCCTGAACGTAGCTCCAGATTTCAGCGCCGCCGCGGAGGATTGCCTTTCCCGTGCTGTGAAGCTGGAGCCTGGCCTGGTGCAGGGCTGGAACACTCTGGGAGAGCAGTATTGGAAAAAGGGTGACCTGATGGCTGCCAAGAACTGCTTCACGGGAGCCTTGCAGCAG AGCAAGAACAAAGTGTCTCTGCGAAACATGTCCATGGTCTTGAGGCAGCTCCCGGCGGCGGGCGGCGATGCGCACGGCAAGCAGGTTCTGGAGAGCGTGGACGTGGCCCGGCAAGCTGTCCAACTGGACGTCACCGACGGGACATCCTGGTGTGAGTCCGCCAAGCGTCAAGTGGTCGAAATGGTTTCCGATCCGATTTCTCACTCTAACTGCTCCTCGTGTGCCTTTTCAGATATTCTAGGCAATGCCTACGTATCCCTCTTCTTCTCTTGCGGACAAAAGCCGCAATTGTCCACACAGGCTCTAAGTGCCTATGCACAAGCT GAAAGAGTGGACAGAGCCGCCGCTTGCTACCCCGAGCTGCACTTCAACCGAGCCACCCTGTTCCAGTACGAGGAAATGTTCGGGTCGGCGCTGGGGGGCTACAGCCGCGCGGCTGCCCTGGACCCCGGCTGGCCGGAGCCCGCGGAGAAGGAAAAGCAGTTGATGGAGTACCTCCATAACGTCACGGAACTCTGCCAGAAAAAG GGGAAGGTGAAGGCCCGGCGTTTACGCGGCATGCTCTCCGGCCTGACCGCGTCGTCTCTGGGCCCGTGTTCCTCTCCCGACTTCCGCTCGTGGACGGGCCGCGTGGGCGGCCTGGAGCCGCGGCCGTCCAGCTCGCTGGCGCACGGCCTCAACGGCGGAGCGGCCGCCCTGGGGAAGGTGGTGTTCAGCCTGGCGTCCCGGGGCCGCGTGGCCTT CACGTTCGGCATGGTGGACGGCGAGGAGACGTGCGTGGCGGTGATGGTGTACAACACGGCCGACAGCTGGGGCGTCCTCATCGGAGACACCGTGGTCGTTCCGGAGCCTCGGGTCAAATGTCACAGTATCGCACACAAAGGCGCG TCGTTTGACTTCAGGAGCATCCGCGTGGACTCTCCTCTGTGCCTCGTCGTCAACGGAAGGCCGCAGAATGCTCAGAGTGTGACGGTCACCTCTGTCAGCTACAAGCCTCAGAGCGAATGA
- the ttc5 gene encoding tetratricopeptide repeat protein 5 isoform X4 produces the protein MAEKQKSSELQFIKELVDELYNYRDCYFETHGVEEAAKKQEDVARELEKVLKKLQEKEEGNRHKAEFLLQKGRCLNVAPDFSAAAEDCLSRAVKLEPGLVQGWNTLGEQYWKKGDLMAAKNCFTGALQQSKNKVSLRNMSMVLRQLPAAGGDAHGKQVLESVDVARQAVQLDVTDGTSWYILGNAYVSLFFSCGQKPQLSTQALSAYAQAERVDRAAACYPELHFNRATLFQYEEMFGSALGGYSRAAALDPGWPEPAEKEKQLMEYLHNVTELCQKKGKVKARRLRGMLSGLTASSLGPCSSPDFRSWTGRVGGLEPRPSSSLAHGLNGGAAALGKVVFSLASRGRVAFTFGMVDGEETCVAVMVYNTADSWGVLIGDTVVVPEPRVKCHSIAHKGASFDFRSIRVDSPLCLVVNGRPQNAQSVTVTSVSYKPQSE, from the exons ATGGCGGAGAAACAAAAAAGCAGTGAACTCCAGTTTATAAAG GAGCTGGTGGACGAATTGTACAATTACAGAGATTGTTACTTTGAGACTCATGGTGTGGAGGAGGCGGCCAAGAAACAAGAGGACGTCGCACGCGAGTTGGAAAAGGTGCTGAAAAAGCTGCAGGAGAAAGAAG AAGGCAACAGGCACAAAGCAGAGTTCCTGCTGCAGAAGGGCAGGTGCCTGAACGTAGCTCCAGATTTCAGCGCCGCCGCGGAGGATTGCCTTTCCCGTGCTGTGAAGCTGGAGCCTGGCCTGGTGCAGGGCTGGAACACTCTGGGAGAGCAGTATTGGAAAAAGGGTGACCTGATGGCTGCCAAGAACTGCTTCACGGGAGCCTTGCAGCAG AGCAAGAACAAAGTGTCTCTGCGAAACATGTCCATGGTCTTGAGGCAGCTCCCGGCGGCGGGCGGCGATGCGCACGGCAAGCAGGTTCTGGAGAGCGTGGACGTGGCCCGGCAAGCTGTCCAACTGGACGTCACCGACGGGACATCCTGGT ATATTCTAGGCAATGCCTACGTATCCCTCTTCTTCTCTTGCGGACAAAAGCCGCAATTGTCCACACAGGCTCTAAGTGCCTATGCACAAGCT GAAAGAGTGGACAGAGCCGCCGCTTGCTACCCCGAGCTGCACTTCAACCGAGCCACCCTGTTCCAGTACGAGGAAATGTTCGGGTCGGCGCTGGGGGGCTACAGCCGCGCGGCTGCCCTGGACCCCGGCTGGCCGGAGCCCGCGGAGAAGGAAAAGCAGTTGATGGAGTACCTCCATAACGTCACGGAACTCTGCCAGAAAAAG GGGAAGGTGAAGGCCCGGCGTTTACGCGGCATGCTCTCCGGCCTGACCGCGTCGTCTCTGGGCCCGTGTTCCTCTCCCGACTTCCGCTCGTGGACGGGCCGCGTGGGCGGCCTGGAGCCGCGGCCGTCCAGCTCGCTGGCGCACGGCCTCAACGGCGGAGCGGCCGCCCTGGGGAAGGTGGTGTTCAGCCTGGCGTCCCGGGGCCGCGTGGCCTT CACGTTCGGCATGGTGGACGGCGAGGAGACGTGCGTGGCGGTGATGGTGTACAACACGGCCGACAGCTGGGGCGTCCTCATCGGAGACACCGTGGTCGTTCCGGAGCCTCGGGTCAAATGTCACAGTATCGCACACAAAGGCGCG TCGTTTGACTTCAGGAGCATCCGCGTGGACTCTCCTCTGTGCCTCGTCGTCAACGGAAGGCCGCAGAATGCTCAGAGTGTGACGGTCACCTCTGTCAGCTACAAGCCTCAGAGCGAATGA